Proteins encoded by one window of Arachis hypogaea cultivar Tifrunner chromosome 1, arahy.Tifrunner.gnm2.J5K5, whole genome shotgun sequence:
- the LOC112705154 gene encoding uncharacterized protein, which translates to MRGHDLINTFLPDELMVEIFGHLATKSSRDACSLVCRRWLRLERLSRSTLRIGASASPDIFLHLLPSRFSNLRNLHIDERLSIPLPLSLPLPVPARRRPLKVHCVADNTSSAETNPDSLCLSDAGLAALGEGLPRLERLSLIWCSNVSSEGLKSLAYKCTLLKSLDLQGCFIGDQGLAAIGQCCKQLEDLNLRFCEGLTDSGFTEFALGVGKSMKSLGVAACAKITDVSMEAVGSYCRSLETLTLDSEYIHDKGVHAVAQGCPHLKVLKLQCVNLTDDALKSVGAACLSLELLALYSFQRFTDKGLRAIGKGCKKLKNLTLIDCYYLTDKGLEAIATGCKELTHLEVNGCHNIGTIGLESIGKSCKHLTELALLYCQRIGNIGLLKVGQGCKFLQALHLVDCSGIGDEAICSIAKGCRSLKKLHIRRCYEIGTKGIIAVGEHCNLLTDLSIRFCDRVGDEALIAVSEGCNLQYLNVSGCHLVGDAGVIAIARGCPQLCYLDVSVLPKLGDMAMVELGENCPLLKEIVLSHSRQITDVGLAHLVKSCTMLESCHMVYCSGITSAGVATVVSSCPNIKKVLVEKWKVSQRTKRRAGSVIAYLCVDL; encoded by the exons ATGAGAGGCCACGATTTGATAAACACCTTCCTCCCCGATGAATTGATGGTCGAGATTTTCGGCCACCTCGCCACCAAATCCAGCCGCGACGCATGCTCCCTCGTCTGCCGCCGCTGGCTTCGCCTTGAGCGCCTCTCCCGCTCCACCCTCCGAATCGGCGCCTCCGCCTCCCCTGACATCTTCCTCCACCTCCTCCCCTCCCGCTTCTCCAATCTCCGCAACCTCCACATCGACGAGCGTCTCTCCATTCCCCTTCCCCTCTCTCTTCCCCTTCCCGTTCCCGCTAGAAGGCGCCCTCTCAAGGTGCATTGTGTTGCCGACAACACCTCCTCGGCCGAGACCAATCCCGATTCGCTCTGTTTATCCGATGCCGGCTTGGCCGCTCTCGGCGAAGGCCTTCCTAGGCTCGAGCGCTTGAGCTTGATCTGGTGCTCTAACGTCTCTAGCGAGGGTTTGAAATCCCTTGCTTACAAATGCACCCTCTTAAAATCGTTGGACTTGCAG GGTTGTTTTATTGGAGATCAAGGTCTGGCTGCCATTGGACAGTGTTGCAAGCAACTTGAAGACTTGAATCTTCGATTCTGCGAAGGCTTGACCGATAGCGGTTTCACTGAATTTGCATTGGGTGTGGGGAAATCCATGAAATCTCTTGGTGTGGCAGCTTGTGCCAAGATAACTGATGTCTCCATGGAAGCTGTAGGATCATATTGCAGATCACTTGAGACGTTGACATTGGATTCCGAGTACATACACGATAAAGGGGTGCATGCTGTGGCTCAAGGATGTCCCCATTTGAAAGTTCTAAAGCTGCAATGTGTTAATCTAACAGATGATGCTTTGAAGTCTGTAGGCGCTGCTTGTTTGTCCCTCGAGTTATTGGCACTATATAGTTTTCAGAGATTTACTGATAA GGGCTTGCGTGCCATTGGGAAAGGATGTAAGAAGTTGAAGAATTTGACTTTAATTGATTGTTATTACCTAACTGACAAGGGTTTGGAAGCAATTGCTACTGGCTGCAAGGAGCTTACACATCTTGAAGTCAATGGATGCCACAACATTGGAACCATTGGACTAGAATCCATTGGGAAATCTtgcaa GCATCTCACTGAGTTAGCATTGCTTTACTGCCAAAGAATTGGCAATATTGGCCTTCTTAAGGTTGGACAGGGTTGCAAATTCTTGCAAGCCCTTCACTTGGTGGATTGCTCGGGCATTGGAGATGAAGCCATTTGTAGTATTGCTAAGGGCTGCAGGAGTTTAAAGAAACTTCATATTCGTCGATGTTATGAG ATTGGGACTAAAGGAATCATTGCTGTTGGAGAGCATTGTAATTTGCTAACTGATCTTAGCATCCGATTCTGTGATAG GGTTGGGGATGAGGCTCTTATCGCAGTATCTGAGGGTTGTAACCTTCAGTATCTCAATGTTAGTGGTTGCCACCTAGTTGGAGATGCTGGAGTGATAGCCATTGCAAGGGGATGCCCTCAACTCTGTTATTTAGATGTGAGCGTGCTGCCG AAGTTGGGTGATATGGCGATGGTTGAGCTGGGAGAAAACTGTCCCTTGCTTAAAGAAATAGTACTTTCACACTCCCGTCAAATTACTGACGTTGGTCTAGCACATCTTGTGAAAAGTTGCACGATGCTGGAATCATGTCACATGGTTTATTGCTCTGGTATAACATCAGCTGGTGTAGCCACGGTTGTTTCTAGCTGTCCCAACATAAAGAAGGTACTTGTTGAAAAGTGGAAGGTTAGCCAGCGGACCAAGCGACGCGCCGGCTCAGTCATCGCCTACTTGTGTGTGGATCTTTAG
- the LOC112762410 gene encoding UDP-glucose flavonoid 3-O-glucosyltransferase 7-like, which translates to MGAFDLDEGSLRLHFIPYPSPGHMIPLCDIARLFSSRGHHVTILTTPSNAHTLHKFISHRLRLHTVHFPSRQLGLPDGVENLAAVNNVEDSVKVHEAAMLLRGPMERFLERNPPDCIVADFFFPWVHDVATKLRIPRLVFNGFSLFAVCAMHSIYANPIESYSNSDPNVVRDLPHRITLKATPPKVLIDSTKPLLEMELKSHGIIVNNFAELDGEEYIQHYEKTTGHKAWHVGPVSLICRTAEEKTERGQESVVCAHKCLSWLNSKRANSVLYICFGSINQFSDKQLYEIACAVEASGCDFVWVVPEKKGKEDESEEEKAKWMPKGFEKRNMTKGIIIRGWAPQVLILGHLSVGAFLTHCGWNSTVEAVSAGVPMIMWPVHDEQFYNEKLISEVHGIGVEVGAEEWNVIGFVVKKKVVGRESIEKAVRKLMDGGDEAEKIRRRARELGKKARAAVEEGGSSHKNLTSLIDELKRLRDSSS; encoded by the coding sequence ATGGGTGCCTTTGATCTTGACGAAGGTTCGTTGAGGCTTCACTTCATTCCGTACCCATCACCGGGCCACATGATCCCTCTCTGCGACATAGCAAGGCTCTTCTCCTCACGTGGACATCACGTGACCATCCTCACCACCCCTTCCAACGCCCATACCCTCCATAAATTCATCTCCCACCGCCTCCGCCTCCACACCGTCCACTTCCCTTCCCGCCAGCTCGGACTCCCTGACGGCGTCGAAAACCTCGCCGCAGTCAACAATGTTGAGGACTCCGTCAAGGTCCACGAAGCCGCCATGCTGCTCCGCGGACCAATGGAGCGCTTCTTGGAGCGCAACCCACCCGATTGCATTGTGGCAGATTTCTTCTTCCCATGGGTGCATGACGTGGCAACCAAGCTTCGTATCCCGAGGCTTGTCTTCAACGGCTTCTCCCTCTTCGCCGTATGCGCCATGCACTCCATCTACGCTAACCCTATCGAATCCTATTCCAATTCCGATCCCAACGTCGTTCGTGACCTGCCACACCGTATCACTCTCAAGGCAACACCACCGAAAgtgttgattgattcaacaaagcCACTGCTCGAGATGGAGCTCAAAAGCCATGGCATTATCGTTAACAACTTCGCCGAACTGGATGGAGAAGAGTATATCCAACACTACGAGAAAACCACGGGGCACAAGGCGTGGCATGTTGGCCCTGTGTCTCTGATCTGCAGAACCGCCGAAGAAAAAACAGAGAGGGGTCAAGAGAGCGTGGTGTGCGCGCATAAGTGCCTGAGTTGGCTCAACTCGAAGCGAGCGAATTCGGTACTCTACATATGCTTCGGGAGTATTAACCAGTTCTCGGATAAGCAGCTATACGAGATAGCCTGCGCGGTGGAAGCGTCGGGTTGCGATTTCGTCTGGGTGGTGCCGGAGAAGAAAGGGAAGGAGGATGAGAGCGAGGAGGAGAAGGCCAAGTGGATGCCGAAGGGTTTTGAGAAGAGGAACATGACCAAAGGGATCATTATAAGAGGGTGGGCCCCGCAGGTTTTGATACTAGGCCACCTCTCAGTGGGAGCGTTTCTTACGCATTGTGGGTGGAACTCCACCGTGGAGGCAGTGAGCGCTGGGGTTCCGATGATTATGTGGCCGGTGCATGATGAACAGTTTTATAATGAGAAACTTATAAGTGAGGTGCATGGGATTGGGGTGGAGGTTGGTGCAGAGGAGTGGAATGTCATTGGTTTTGTGGTGAAGAAGAAGGTGGTGGGAAGAGAGAGCATAGAGAAAGCTGTGAGGAAGCTgatggatggtggtgatgaagCGGAGAAAATCAGACGACGTGCAAGAGAGCTTGGGAAGAAGGCTAGAGCAGCGGTTGAGGAAGGTGGATCGTCACATAAGAATCTGACGTCTCTCATTGATGAACTCAAACGGTTAAGAGACTCTTCAAGCTAA